A DNA window from Thalassospiraceae bacterium LMO-JJ14 contains the following coding sequences:
- a CDS encoding DUF115 domain-containing protein, translating to MLDTTPPSDQERAELKSKNLDAFKKYNSRIRSLLDNHRPGTKLVFDEAGQPDIIFEGQRFYDGRYFEIIDEQSKAFENNRTRFNLSIPQPNEIDSYGATFLHDVISRATVDNGIEFIRYRTKPDAFFAVVFGIGLGGHLKAAAEISKCKHLMLIDPNIETLYHSLEVFDWEELFDMLHERRGTVEFIIANDPYVVFETLKFQLRILNAPGIDGTQLFDHYNNTVFVGVKKSIAEKNRLMLAGLGFFLDEKIMIKNTHANLSKGGAHIYHQNEGDNIQVPCFIVGCGPSLDHDLPYIKKNAANAIVISSGSALGPLLNAGITPDFQIEVENDGILPIMEHVAQDHALSDICLVTSSTVEAGIVKYFDRIIYHFRPALSPYGIFSDDPKNTIPFHDPSVVNSSFGFAQDIGFKEFYLFGCDMGTRDANMHHAKNSYHFTEGAHLPDNDFCIPLPANFGGQTMTSQGLFWVKECLENAITSKPVGRTYYNCTDGAFIQGTISKLAKRVSLKEITDPNFKRDFVKKTLDRNPVMTRERFNELWNTEKVLTTIDDCMERIKTVIENANFVTDNSYQIDMNHILFHSPTALQRGVSTLFRGTLQMALMSTEFYANRLKDDEDAENFETILREELFTMCDTLQDEAVDLVKSLDDES from the coding sequence ATGCTGGACACCACCCCTCCGTCCGATCAGGAACGCGCAGAACTGAAGAGCAAAAATCTCGATGCCTTCAAGAAATACAACAGCCGTATCAGGTCATTGCTGGATAACCACAGACCTGGGACAAAGCTCGTCTTTGATGAGGCAGGGCAGCCCGATATTATTTTCGAGGGGCAGAGATTTTACGATGGCCGATATTTTGAAATCATTGACGAGCAATCCAAAGCTTTTGAAAACAACCGGACACGTTTCAATCTCTCAATTCCACAACCGAACGAAATCGACTCATACGGCGCGACATTCCTGCACGATGTAATCAGCCGCGCGACGGTCGACAACGGAATTGAGTTCATAAGATACAGAACCAAACCGGACGCCTTCTTCGCCGTTGTTTTCGGGATCGGATTGGGCGGACACCTGAAAGCTGCCGCCGAAATCTCTAAATGCAAGCACTTGATGTTGATCGATCCCAACATTGAGACACTCTATCACTCGCTGGAGGTTTTCGATTGGGAAGAGCTTTTTGACATGCTTCACGAGAGAAGAGGCACTGTCGAATTCATTATTGCCAACGATCCGTATGTTGTATTTGAAACCTTGAAATTTCAACTACGTATCCTGAATGCGCCTGGCATTGATGGCACGCAACTTTTCGACCACTACAATAACACTGTTTTTGTCGGGGTGAAAAAAAGCATCGCCGAGAAAAATCGCCTGATGCTTGCCGGTCTCGGCTTCTTCCTCGACGAAAAAATAATGATCAAGAATACCCATGCCAACCTGTCCAAGGGCGGGGCGCATATTTATCATCAAAACGAAGGCGATAACATTCAGGTTCCATGTTTTATTGTCGGCTGCGGTCCGTCACTGGACCACGATCTTCCCTACATCAAGAAAAACGCCGCCAACGCAATCGTCATTTCCAGCGGTTCAGCATTGGGGCCGCTGCTGAATGCCGGCATCACGCCCGATTTCCAGATCGAAGTCGAAAACGACGGAATACTGCCGATCATGGAACATGTCGCGCAGGATCATGCGCTATCCGACATTTGCCTCGTCACTTCGAGCACGGTTGAAGCAGGCATCGTTAAATATTTCGACCGCATTATCTATCACTTCCGCCCTGCCCTCAGCCCCTACGGTATCTTTTCGGACGATCCCAAGAACACAATCCCCTTCCACGATCCGTCCGTCGTGAACTCCAGCTTCGGGTTTGCTCAAGATATTGGTTTTAAAGAATTTTATCTATTCGGGTGCGATATGGGAACACGTGATGCCAACATGCATCACGCCAAAAACTCATACCACTTCACCGAGGGTGCGCATCTACCGGATAACGATTTCTGTATTCCGCTGCCGGCGAATTTCGGCGGCCAGACAATGACCAGCCAGGGTCTGTTTTGGGTTAAGGAGTGCCTGGAAAACGCGATTACTAGCAAGCCTGTCGGACGCACTTATTATAACTGTACCGATGGCGCATTCATCCAGGGTACAATTTCAAAACTGGCCAAGAGAGTTTCTCTCAAAGAAATCACCGACCCGAACTTCAAACGCGACTTTGTGAAAAAAACTCTGGACAGAAACCCGGTCATGACCCGCGAGCGCTTCAATGAGCTTTGGAATACCGAAAAAGTCCTGACCACTATTGACGATTGCATGGAACGCATCAAAACGGTCATCGAGAATGCGAACTTTGTCACTGACAATTCCTATCAGATAGACATGAATCATATACTGTTTCATTCTCCCACAGCCTTGCAACGCGGTGTCTCAACATTGTTCCGGGGAACATTGCAAATGGCGCTGATGTCGACAGAATTTTATGCCAACCGGCTGAAAGACGACGAGGATGCAGAAAATTTCGAGACCATCCTGCGTGAGGAACTCTTCACGATGTGCGATACGCTTCAGGACGAAGCCGTCGACCTTGTCAAAAGCCTTGATGACGAAAGCTAA
- a CDS encoding tetratricopeptide repeat protein, with amino-acid sequence MNAKDITPQEHLSAGQALLAQEDMPHAVDRFQEVLDLDPENVQALAGLGFAYVTLGQFHDAVPILERGVANSPQNAGLLEMLGVSYAYTGSIDAAEQALRKALRFGDRGAQTVVNLAAVLNEQGKFDEAQSMFSSCLRREPEHLQARYNFGILKLLKGEFKEGWQGFELRNEVVNRGAPQWAQRCSAPEWHGEDLKDCSILLYAEQGLGDAIQFARYANQVAGLGARVTLQCGQVLVDLLGTIEGISRCVSTENTVDDVDFKVSMLSLPHLFETTADSIPEMTPYIAIPDATIKSWGEVIAGIGVGPKVGLVWSGNPDNKTDYKRSVRLSEMEIILRRRDICFISLQIGEAAAQITSLDPKIRPHTLFEEARPLTDVAAVIQNLDLLITVDTALAHLAGALSKPVWTMISHFPDWRWMLHRADTPWYRSMRLFRQPAVGDWQSVVDDINDALDQLSGEQQN; translated from the coding sequence ATGAACGCCAAAGATATTACACCACAAGAACACCTGAGCGCGGGGCAAGCCTTGCTTGCGCAAGAGGACATGCCGCACGCGGTTGATCGTTTCCAAGAAGTACTGGATCTGGATCCCGAAAACGTACAGGCGCTTGCGGGGCTCGGTTTCGCGTATGTGACACTTGGGCAATTCCATGACGCGGTCCCGATATTGGAACGCGGCGTTGCTAATTCGCCGCAAAACGCCGGTTTACTGGAGATGCTCGGTGTTTCCTATGCCTACACAGGCAGTATCGATGCCGCTGAACAAGCATTGCGAAAAGCACTTCGATTTGGTGACCGGGGCGCGCAAACGGTCGTCAATCTGGCCGCCGTCCTTAACGAACAGGGAAAATTCGATGAAGCGCAATCCATGTTCAGCAGTTGCCTCCGCCGTGAGCCCGAACATCTTCAAGCACGCTATAATTTTGGCATTTTGAAACTCCTCAAAGGGGAATTCAAAGAAGGCTGGCAAGGCTTCGAGCTGCGCAACGAAGTTGTTAACCGGGGCGCGCCGCAGTGGGCGCAAAGGTGTTCTGCGCCTGAATGGCATGGTGAGGACCTGAAGGATTGTAGTATTCTGCTTTACGCCGAGCAGGGACTGGGCGACGCCATTCAGTTTGCCCGGTATGCAAATCAGGTTGCAGGACTTGGTGCCAGGGTAACGCTTCAATGCGGACAGGTTTTGGTGGATCTGCTCGGCACCATAGAAGGGATTTCGCGATGTGTATCGACGGAAAACACCGTTGACGATGTCGACTTCAAAGTATCGATGCTGAGTTTGCCGCATCTGTTTGAAACAACCGCTGACAGCATCCCGGAAATGACGCCTTACATTGCGATCCCGGACGCAACCATAAAATCATGGGGCGAAGTCATTGCCGGTATTGGTGTTGGTCCTAAAGTTGGATTGGTTTGGTCCGGGAATCCCGACAACAAGACTGATTACAAGCGTTCAGTTCGATTGTCGGAAATGGAAATCATCCTGCGGCGACGGGATATTTGTTTCATCAGCCTGCAAATTGGTGAGGCTGCGGCGCAGATTACAAGCCTCGATCCAAAAATCCGTCCGCATACGCTCTTCGAGGAGGCCCGCCCCCTGACGGATGTTGCAGCGGTCATTCAGAACCTTGATTTATTGATAACCGTCGATACAGCTCTGGCACATCTGGCAGGCGCACTTTCGAAGCCAGTCTGGACGATGATCTCACACTTCCCCGATTGGCGCTGGATGCTGCATCGTGCCGATACGCCATGGTATCGCAGCATGAGGCTATTTCGCCAACCTGCCGTTGGTGACTGGCAGAGTGTCGTTGACGATATCAACGATGCTCTCGATCAACTTTCTGGCGAACAACAAAATTAG
- a CDS encoding flagellin, which produces MGDITLSAAVRGSLLSLQSTTSLVERTQGRLSTGLEVASAIDDPVAFFQAKSLNDRAFDFNEKKDGIDQGISTVTAALGGLESIEAIVRQLKGVASSLKSATGTQFTDLITQFGTLKSQIGELAADASYQGTNLIDNATESLSVSFSDQTSSLLTISAAQSTQTGLGLADVAVATDTTFNFSALTGLQVGSGGGPITVTYQGTGVTVSDTGSSLSVQYGTASFNIVAANNSTSAIDTQAITQGQVLTISVLTANVTGATAGFVTTAHGTTAKIDVSANNTNYITESVTSTIDPIITELDSALTTLRARSQTLGSNVALLQTRLDFTEDYVNTLEIGSGKLTLADLNEEGANLLALQTRQQLGISALAFAGQAEQGILGLFR; this is translated from the coding sequence ATGGGCGATATTACCCTCTCAGCCGCCGTACGTGGCAGCCTTCTCTCACTGCAAAGCACCACCTCTCTCGTTGAACGGACGCAGGGCCGTCTGTCCACGGGTCTTGAAGTTGCAAGCGCCATTGACGATCCGGTCGCGTTCTTCCAGGCGAAGTCGCTGAATGACCGTGCTTTCGACTTCAACGAAAAGAAAGATGGTATTGACCAGGGGATCAGCACGGTTACCGCGGCTCTCGGTGGTCTTGAAAGCATTGAAGCCATCGTTCGTCAGCTCAAAGGTGTTGCATCATCTCTGAAGTCGGCGACCGGTACGCAGTTTACCGATTTGATCACGCAGTTCGGCACACTGAAATCGCAGATTGGTGAGTTGGCCGCTGACGCCAGCTATCAGGGGACCAACCTGATCGATAACGCGACGGAATCACTTTCCGTCAGCTTCTCCGATCAGACTTCCAGCTTGCTGACGATCAGCGCGGCGCAGTCGACCCAAACCGGTCTCGGCCTTGCCGACGTTGCTGTTGCAACGGACACGACCTTCAACTTTTCTGCCCTGACCGGCTTGCAGGTTGGTTCCGGTGGCGGCCCGATCACGGTTACCTATCAGGGTACCGGCGTGACGGTGTCTGATACCGGTAGTTCGCTTTCCGTTCAGTACGGTACGGCTTCCTTCAATATCGTAGCCGCCAACAATTCAACGTCGGCCATCGACACCCAGGCCATTACGCAGGGTCAGGTTCTGACGATTAGCGTTCTGACCGCCAACGTCACCGGTGCTACGGCTGGCTTCGTCACGACGGCACACGGTACGACCGCGAAAATCGACGTATCTGCCAACAACACCAACTATATAACGGAGAGCGTTACCTCCACGATCGATCCGATCATCACGGAGTTGGATTCGGCGCTGACGACCCTTCGTGCACGCTCGCAAACGCTGGGTTCAAACGTGGCTCTGCTTCAGACCCGTCTCGACTTCACGGAAGACTACGTGAACACCCTTGAGATTGGTTCCGGCAAGCTGACACTGGCCGATTTGAACGAGGAAGGTGCAAACCTGCTCGCTCTGCAGACCAGACAGCAGCTCGGTATTTCCGCTCTGGCCTTCGCTGGTCAGGCAGAACAGGGCATCCTGGGTCTCTTCCGTTAA
- a CDS encoding radical SAM protein produces the protein MGERDKVEHVESVKYTDVEAVLADEFGERFRAYRQDYKKSLNYDTNGFIPDFPLTVSLEFVNRCNLNCKMCYTINHSAPKATLDLAHIDAIMDECAAHNLPAAVVGMGSEALIYKGARDAIASVRRADVMDVFLGTNGVLLNKSLCEFLVAERIARIEVSLDAATPETYEKIRGKNELARIEANLETLIETRKRANSKLPVIRLCFCVQEDNLHEQQAFLDKWRDRVDYIDFQEMVDFGQVDELIELGDEAHVSKDLPQPQSTYCAYPFNSLHVWSNGDVTPCCTFFGKALKIGDATKDTLKDIWEGKELAEIRNQLLSGKLNKVCHACLTCRDKENFAAAGDTASRETHKEPLKEALHAEG, from the coding sequence ATGGGCGAACGCGACAAAGTCGAGCACGTTGAATCCGTTAAGTATACAGATGTTGAAGCTGTTCTCGCCGATGAATTCGGCGAGCGTTTTCGTGCGTACAGGCAAGATTACAAGAAGAGCCTGAACTACGACACCAACGGATTTATCCCCGATTTTCCCCTTACCGTTTCCCTGGAATTCGTCAACCGCTGCAATCTGAATTGCAAGATGTGCTACACGATCAATCACAGCGCCCCCAAGGCGACGCTTGATCTCGCACACATCGATGCAATCATGGACGAATGCGCAGCACACAACCTGCCTGCCGCCGTCGTCGGCATGGGCTCTGAAGCCCTGATCTATAAAGGCGCACGCGATGCAATTGCCAGTGTGCGCCGCGCCGATGTGATGGATGTTTTTCTCGGCACCAACGGCGTCTTACTGAACAAGTCTTTATGCGAGTTTCTGGTTGCCGAGCGGATTGCGCGGATTGAGGTCTCTCTCGACGCCGCAACCCCGGAAACCTATGAGAAAATCCGCGGCAAGAACGAACTGGCGCGAATCGAGGCCAATCTCGAGACGCTGATAGAGACCCGCAAACGCGCTAACTCGAAACTTCCCGTCATCCGTCTATGTTTTTGCGTCCAGGAAGACAACCTTCATGAACAGCAGGCGTTTCTCGATAAATGGCGTGATCGTGTCGACTACATCGATTTTCAGGAAATGGTTGATTTCGGGCAGGTCGACGAGTTGATTGAATTGGGCGACGAGGCCCATGTCTCCAAAGACCTGCCGCAGCCGCAAAGCACCTATTGCGCCTATCCGTTCAATAGCCTTCATGTCTGGTCGAACGGGGATGTCACGCCGTGCTGTACGTTCTTCGGCAAAGCCCTGAAGATCGGCGATGCGACGAAAGACACCCTCAAGGATATCTGGGAAGGCAAAGAACTCGCGGAAATCCGCAATCAGCTCCTGAGTGGAAAACTCAATAAAGTGTGCCATGCATGTTTGACGTGCCGCGATAAAGAAAATTTCGCCGCTGCCGGCGACACCGCCAGCAGAGAAACGCACAAAGAGCCCCTCAAAGAGGCCCTCCATGCCGAAGGGTAG
- a CDS encoding acyl carrier protein: protein MDVQKEYDRVFVEIFEIDEEKLKENLEFNSIETWDSIGHLSLISELEECFDISLETDDIVDFSSYEKGKEILKKYGVAF from the coding sequence ATGGATGTTCAGAAAGAATATGACCGGGTATTCGTTGAAATATTCGAGATCGATGAGGAAAAGCTGAAGGAAAACCTCGAATTCAATTCCATTGAAACATGGGACTCGATCGGCCATTTGAGCCTGATCTCCGAACTCGAAGAATGCTTTGATATCAGCCTGGAAACCGACGACATCGTTGACTTCAGTTCGTACGAAAAAGGCAAAGAGATCTTAAAGAAATACGGGGTCGCGTTTTAA
- a CDS encoding radical SAM protein: MASFPSTTEPQENTWVSVKRQQTRELDSLPIIDRSLIDYSRYHQFIGHAGVKYSMAVQATRGCPYRCFYCDIYKTTEFHFRRSDENLIDEIKVLADLGVKRVEFIDDIFNVNSKQFIRFFEFVIKNNLDMKFFFPTGLKGDLLTKDMIDLMVEGGSVGVNLSLEHAAPRMQEVMRKNLNVDVLHENLTYIAKNYPQVIITLNAMHGFPTETEDEANMTLDFIKSINWIDFPYLHNVRIFPGTELEHFALEVGVPREIIEASQDMSYHEIAPTLPFSREFTSGIRTKFVRDYVLNKDRLKSVIPRQLEQFSVEELDQKYNSYFPTKRITSLADVLKLAGLKWEDVKPAKQFDEADVAIPNIYSDCKEKFSAPKNHKPEIDLLLIDMSSYFSDDFDNREYNVLEPPLGLMALQSYVDRALEGRVSAKLTKSRIDFDSFEELVAMIRERNPDLIGFRAMTFYKGFFHDAIKAIRDAGIDTPIIAGGPYPTASYEEVLANDGVTMVAIGEGEQTLVDVLQIMLENGNELPDQEQLKTLPGIAFKMDMIPGTAARGQEQMHALT; this comes from the coding sequence ATGGCCAGCTTTCCTTCTACGACAGAACCGCAAGAGAACACTTGGGTTAGCGTAAAGCGTCAACAGACCCGCGAGCTAGATTCTCTGCCGATCATCGACCGTTCGCTGATCGATTACAGCAGGTATCATCAATTTATCGGCCATGCGGGCGTGAAGTACTCGATGGCGGTGCAGGCCACACGCGGTTGCCCGTACCGGTGCTTTTACTGTGACATCTATAAAACCACAGAATTCCATTTCCGCCGCTCCGATGAAAACCTGATCGATGAAATCAAGGTTCTCGCCGATCTCGGCGTCAAACGCGTTGAGTTCATCGACGACATATTCAACGTCAATTCCAAACAGTTCATCCGCTTCTTTGAATTCGTGATCAAGAACAACCTGGACATGAAGTTCTTCTTCCCGACCGGCCTCAAGGGCGATCTGCTGACCAAGGACATGATCGACTTGATGGTGGAAGGCGGCTCAGTCGGTGTAAATCTGTCGCTCGAACACGCTGCGCCACGCATGCAGGAAGTCATGCGCAAAAACCTGAATGTCGATGTGCTGCACGAGAACCTGACGTACATCGCCAAGAACTATCCTCAAGTCATCATTACCCTGAATGCGATGCACGGGTTCCCGACGGAAACCGAAGATGAAGCCAACATGACGCTGGACTTCATCAAGAGTATCAACTGGATCGACTTCCCGTATCTGCACAATGTCCGGATTTTCCCGGGCACCGAATTGGAGCATTTCGCCCTCGAGGTCGGTGTGCCGCGTGAGATTATCGAGGCGTCACAGGATATGTCGTATCACGAGATCGCCCCCACGCTGCCGTTCTCACGTGAATTCACATCGGGCATCCGCACCAAGTTCGTCCGCGACTATGTGCTGAACAAGGACCGCCTCAAAAGCGTTATCCCTCGCCAGCTCGAGCAGTTCAGCGTCGAGGAGCTGGACCAGAAGTACAACAGCTACTTCCCGACCAAGCGGATCACATCGCTTGCCGACGTGCTGAAGCTTGCCGGCCTTAAGTGGGAAGACGTCAAACCCGCCAAACAGTTTGATGAGGCAGATGTTGCAATCCCCAACATCTACTCGGATTGCAAAGAGAAATTCTCCGCACCGAAAAACCACAAGCCGGAAATCGATCTCCTGCTGATCGACATGTCGTCCTATTTCAGCGATGACTTCGATAATCGCGAATACAATGTACTGGAACCGCCGCTCGGCCTGATGGCTCTGCAATCGTATGTGGATCGGGCTCTCGAAGGACGTGTCAGCGCCAAGTTGACCAAATCCCGCATTGATTTCGACAGCTTTGAAGAGCTGGTTGCCATGATCCGCGAACGCAACCCCGATCTTATCGGCTTCCGCGCCATGACGTTCTACAAAGGCTTCTTCCACGATGCCATCAAAGCCATTCGCGATGCCGGGATCGACACCCCGATCATTGCCGGCGGCCCGTATCCGACAGCATCCTACGAAGAAGTTCTGGCGAACGACGGCGTCACCATGGTTGCCATCGGCGAAGGTGAACAGACGCTTGTCGATGTCCTGCAGATCATGCTCGAAAACGGCAACGAGCTGCCGGATCAGGAGCAACTCAAGACGTTGCCGGGAATAGCCTTCAAGATGGATATGATCCCGGGAACGGCGGCACGCGGCCAAGAGCAAATGCACGCGCTTACGTAA
- a CDS encoding transketolase C-terminal domain-containing protein, translating to MKIDKRNAKAWSRIGSRAAFGLGLLQMAEDRDNLIVVAADTSTSAGLDRYRKTFPEKYLEVGIAEQNVMAISAGLASEGMNTVCATFAPFQTMRCCEQIKVNLGYMQHKVTFVGLASGVVLGQLGYSHCCIEDLAVMRAIPNLTVLSPADCGETLKALAAALDAPGPVYIRLTGGTPNPMVYEDDYDFEIGKSIRLRDGDDVAIIATGTMVNASLEAAEHLAEDGISAAVVNMHTIKPIDRDEITALCGTHKLIVTVEEHTKIGGLGSAVAEVKSAIDKAPAQLILGLDDSYAKSGAYVDILEFNGLTPALIARDIKSALG from the coding sequence ATGAAGATCGACAAGCGCAATGCGAAGGCATGGTCGCGGATCGGGTCCAGGGCGGCTTTCGGGTTAGGCCTGCTGCAAATGGCGGAAGACCGCGACAACCTGATCGTCGTGGCTGCCGATACATCGACGTCGGCCGGCCTCGACCGCTACCGCAAGACCTTCCCGGAAAAATACCTGGAAGTCGGCATCGCCGAGCAGAACGTCATGGCCATATCGGCGGGTCTCGCCAGCGAAGGGATGAATACCGTCTGTGCGACATTCGCGCCGTTTCAGACCATGCGCTGTTGTGAACAGATCAAAGTCAATTTGGGGTATATGCAGCACAAGGTGACATTTGTCGGTCTGGCCAGCGGCGTTGTGCTTGGTCAACTCGGCTACTCGCACTGCTGTATCGAAGATCTGGCGGTGATGCGGGCGATCCCCAATCTGACGGTTTTATCGCCGGCGGATTGCGGAGAAACATTGAAGGCGCTGGCTGCCGCGCTGGATGCACCGGGCCCCGTCTATATCCGCCTGACGGGCGGCACGCCCAACCCGATGGTCTACGAAGACGATTATGACTTCGAGATCGGGAAAAGCATCCGCCTGCGCGACGGCGACGATGTTGCCATTATCGCCACCGGCACCATGGTCAATGCTTCGCTTGAAGCGGCGGAACACCTTGCCGAAGACGGGATTTCCGCAGCGGTTGTGAACATGCATACCATCAAGCCGATTGACCGGGACGAGATCACAGCACTTTGCGGCACGCATAAACTGATCGTCACCGTCGAGGAGCATACTAAGATCGGCGGTCTGGGAAGTGCCGTTGCCGAGGTTAAATCGGCCATCGACAAAGCCCCGGCGCAACTGATTTTGGGCCTGGACGATTCCTATGCCAAGTCTGGTGCTTATGTCGATATTCTGGAATTTAACGGCCTGACACCGGCGCTCATTGCCAGGGACATCAAGTCTGCGCTGGGGTAG
- a CDS encoding transketolase, producing MNEQKAHVENMARNMRRTILDMSLAAGASSSHFGGGLSIVDIMASLFGAVMRYDPKNPEWDARDRFILSKGHGCLGYYAALAEIGLLSQVEIQSFETTGSILLGHPVMNRKKGIEFSTGSLGMGLSLGIGVAVAGQRRNRDYSVYVILGDGELNEGSNWEAIMAAPNFKLSNLVAIVDRNTFQQTGSNEEIMPIGDIAAKFSTFGWRTLEIDGHDVGALLEALTSPRGEQPTCIVAHTVKGKGFSFSEGDNDWHHKVLTKIQYEAGLEELGVVREDAS from the coding sequence ATGAATGAGCAGAAAGCCCATGTCGAGAACATGGCCAGGAATATGCGCCGCACGATCCTGGATATGTCGCTGGCCGCAGGCGCAAGCAGTTCGCACTTCGGTGGCGGCCTCTCGATCGTCGATATCATGGCGTCGCTGTTCGGCGCCGTAATGCGCTATGACCCGAAGAACCCGGAATGGGATGCGCGCGACCGCTTTATCCTCTCCAAGGGGCACGGTTGTTTGGGGTATTACGCGGCACTTGCCGAGATCGGCCTGCTCAGCCAAGTGGAAATTCAGAGTTTCGAGACCACCGGCAGTATTTTGCTCGGCCACCCGGTGATGAACCGCAAGAAAGGTATCGAATTTTCAACGGGGAGCCTCGGCATGGGGCTCTCGCTCGGTATTGGTGTTGCGGTCGCCGGACAACGGCGGAACAGAGATTATAGCGTTTATGTGATCCTGGGCGATGGCGAACTGAACGAGGGGTCGAACTGGGAAGCGATCATGGCAGCGCCGAATTTCAAGTTGTCCAACCTGGTCGCCATTGTCGACCGGAACACATTTCAGCAGACCGGCAGCAATGAAGAGATCATGCCGATCGGTGATATCGCAGCGAAATTCAGCACCTTCGGCTGGCGTACGCTGGAGATCGACGGTCATGATGTCGGCGCCTTGCTGGAAGCGCTGACTTCACCCAGAGGCGAACAGCCGACGTGCATTGTCGCGCATACGGTCAAGGGCAAGGGCTTCTCGTTCTCCGAGGGTGACAACGACTGGCATCACAAGGTTCTGACGAAAATTCAATACGAGGCAGGCCTCGAGGAACTGGGCGTCGTCCGGGAGGATGCGTCATGA
- a CDS encoding SDR family NAD(P)-dependent oxidoreductase, producing the protein MLLKDKNTIVTGANRGIGQAIVSLFAAEGANVWACARTQTDEFERFVGDLATQHKVRVEPVYFDLVDEAAVKAATKAILADKIPIDVIVNNAGAIETASFLMTPAKTFRNMMDINFISQMGFSQPLMRAMLRNKSGSVINISSSAAVFGNEGRAAYAASKAALIAATKVMARELGGVNIRVNAIAPGLTETDMMRGSTEDAAIDATLAGTALGRLGEPLEIAGAALFLASDLSSYMTGQVLSVDGGM; encoded by the coding sequence ATGCTTCTGAAAGACAAGAATACAATCGTTACCGGCGCAAACCGTGGTATCGGGCAGGCCATTGTTTCGCTGTTTGCCGCCGAGGGAGCGAATGTCTGGGCTTGCGCACGCACGCAAACGGATGAATTCGAGCGCTTCGTTGGTGACCTGGCCACTCAGCACAAGGTCAGGGTCGAGCCGGTGTATTTCGATCTCGTCGACGAAGCTGCCGTGAAAGCGGCGACGAAAGCAATTCTGGCCGACAAGATTCCCATCGATGTCATCGTCAACAATGCCGGTGCGATTGAAACCGCGAGTTTTCTGATGACACCCGCCAAAACGTTCAGGAACATGATGGATATCAATTTCATCTCGCAGATGGGTTTCTCGCAACCGCTGATGCGCGCGATGCTCCGCAACAAATCGGGCAGCGTCATCAACATTTCCTCAAGCGCGGCCGTGTTTGGTAACGAGGGACGTGCCGCATATGCCGCCAGCAAGGCGGCGCTTATTGCCGCGACGAAAGTCATGGCGCGAGAGCTGGGCGGGGTAAACATCCGCGTCAATGCCATCGCGCCGGGCCTGACGGAAACGGATATGATGCGGGGCAGCACGGAAGACGCTGCAATTGACGCGACGCTGGCGGGCACGGCGCTGGGGCGGCTCGGCGAACCCTTGGAAATTGCCGGCGCGGCGCTGTTTCTGGCTTCGGACCTGTCATCCTATATGACCGGTCAGGTGCTCAGCGTGGATGGAGGAATGTAA
- a CDS encoding 3-hydroxyacyl-ACP dehydratase FabZ family protein encodes METDDAGRAGSALRLELDDILAYQKNRFPYLMIDIAEEVVPGVSARGYKNLASTDWFFECHFPGDPNMPGMLQIEALVQMSALALVTLPGNKGKVCYLTKADKLVFKRKVLAGDRFDIDTRVISFKRGLAKLEGTGTVAGELACRAEFSLILPEIIEEFRVSG; translated from the coding sequence TTGGAAACAGATGATGCCGGACGAGCGGGGAGCGCTCTCAGACTGGAACTGGATGATATTCTTGCCTACCAGAAGAACCGCTTTCCCTATCTTATGATCGATATTGCCGAGGAAGTAGTGCCCGGGGTGAGTGCGCGCGGATACAAGAATCTGGCGTCGACGGACTGGTTCTTCGAATGCCATTTTCCGGGCGACCCGAACATGCCCGGTATGCTGCAGATCGAAGCGTTGGTACAGATGTCGGCCCTTGCGCTGGTGACGCTGCCGGGCAACAAGGGGAAAGTCTGCTATCTGACGAAAGCCGACAAGCTGGTCTTCAAGCGCAAGGTGCTTGCCGGGGATCGTTTCGATATCGATACACGGGTCATTTCATTCAAGCGCGGACTTGCTAAGCTCGAAGGTACCGGCACCGTCGCCGGGGAACTGGCGTGCCGTGCGGAATTCTCGCTGATCCTGCCGGAAATCATTGAAGAGTTCAGAGTGAGCGGGTGA